One genomic region from Drosophila subpulchrella strain 33 F10 #4 breed RU33 chromosome 2R, RU_Dsub_v1.1 Primary Assembly, whole genome shotgun sequence encodes:
- the LOC119550121 gene encoding uncharacterized protein LOC119550121 yields the protein MSDQKTVDLLWNCAAKLTDQTHTERLLKSYYITTCRKLARHNVQLPEDSFGPARMCSRCGNQWTDGRYQLHLEPQRLRQSAKNRRLIAQLEAVKAKPTKGEMSSGARKRAKWLKKRMASQMAVDCEVCRHKTMLPLEKARKRAKLIATEETMATTTQPAAAGQNKKKAKRKKSQAPNKDINAGLKIPQPQKTQQQPPKQPAPSKNASQPVGTASQNPSQTSKKKKKKPAQPAPAAAKTQSKTQKQNALLQLAAQLKSNAFKDASKSQQNRLQAFLK from the exons ATGAGCGATCAAAAAACGGTGGATCTGCTGTGGAACTGTGCTGCCAAACTAACCGACCAAACCCACACAGAACGGCTTCTAAAGTCGTATTACAT AACCACCTGCCGAAAGCTGGCCCGGCACAATGTCCAGTTGCCCGAGGACAGCTTCGGACCCGCACGCATGTGCTCCCGCTGCGGCAACCAGTGGACCGACGGTCGCTACCAACTCCACCTCGAGCCACAAAGGCTGAGGCAGAGTGCCAAGAACCGGAGACTCATCGCCCAGCTGGAAGCCGTCAAGGCCAAACCAACAAAGGGCGAGATGAGCAGTGGAGCCAGGAAACGGGCCAAGTGGCTGAAGAAGCGCATGGCCAGCCAAATG GCCGTGGACTGCGAGGTTTGCCGGCACAAGACAATGCTGCCGCTGGAGAAGGCCAGAAAGCGCGCCAAACTCATAGCCACGGAGGAGACAATGGCAACCACAACACAACCTGCGGCAGCGGGCCAGAACAAAAAGAAGGCCAAAAGGAAGAAGTCCCAAGCGCCGAATAAAGATATCAATGCAGGCCTGAAAATTCCACAGCCGCAAAAAACGCAGCAACAGCCTCCCAAACAGCCAGCGCCGTCCAAAAATGCTTCCCAACCAGTTGGAACGGCTTCCCAAAACCCAAGTCAGACGTCgaagaagaaaaagaagaAGCCAGCTCAGCCGGCGCCCGCCGCTGCCAAAACGCAGTCCAAGACCCAGAAGCAAAACGCCCTGCTGCAACTGGCCGCCCAGCTGAAATCGAACGCGTTTAAAGACGCCAGCAAATCGCAGCAGAACCGCCTGCAAGCCTTCCTCAAGTAG
- the LOC119551474 gene encoding uncharacterized protein LOC119551474 has protein sequence MDTKATTKRAEIEQFLLDVRAHFRASLETSEYENASNLFHMTAAEQTASLLARCEILLAASKSGSGLGCADEQAAAGHNHRSSLADCVDSKVGAETGPSGYLEMLASTSSSKNSLSASREYIDLGSSGSLDRCSVNQPVAGSSDKEPHQQLYEICQGQGTGQDEDEAQQAITFTHELIIDCPYADLPAGHLSLQRSTKYGQLQRIVPKRLFFDQTRKCYCGILNDWMLCYADGPTACRPSSTLYLKCSSIEIEHFGEGKRRDICFQITTDDPNKKFVYQANNEVDAKEWIHAIEAAIRGDAGAHQTLKSPPPRKLPTPPVQKKSTYTATDIIYEEPSPIYGLMDSSVMVLPKLPEKNNSPNALARRFEYDVPKCPAQPLQETSAGVASVGGELESLELTNGEEIKVQPLPSRLHGTISLDFQAKVKTVHSELSTQLSAGGSSPDRLKKAVKKSYTNGSEPEMLSPLTSPLQTPTKEQKKQRKSTTTPQSSPGSKDCDKDKLARNWFLGRLNKSNKSPNSVNGSPNNAKCKQSEKENLLTDAELGEGYDASPGDRDPGLPGSQPTSPCLKADAKSKVNMIINQFESSGHLSTMFSVEALAANALASLTSFCESDGYNNYEPIMPLSTTPSSFLKKV, from the exons ATGGATACAAAGGCAACTACTAAACGGGCCGAAATTGAACAGTTTTTGTTGG ATGTCCGCGCCCATTTCCGAGCCTCGCTGGAGACCTCGGAGTACGAGAACGCCTCGAATCTCTTCCACATGACCGCCGCCGAGCAGACCGCCTCACTCCTGGCCCGCTGCGAGATTCTGCTGGCTGCATCTAAATCAGGATCCGGATTGGGATGCGCAGACGAGCAGGCGGCGGCAGGCCACAACCACCGGAGCAGCCTGGCCGACTGCGTCGACAGCAAGGTGGGCGCGGAGACCGGTCCCAGCGGCTATCTGGAGATGCTCGCCTCCACGTCCTCCTCGAAAAATTCGC TGTCCGCCTCGCGGGAATACATTGATCTGGGCAGCAGCGGTTCCCTGGATCGCTGCTCCGTCAACCAACCGGTTGCGGGTTCCTCGGACAAGGAGCCACATCAGCAGCTCTACGAGATCTGCCAGGGTCAGGGAACGGGtcaggacgaggacgaggccCAGCAGGCGATCACCTTCACCCACGAGCTGATCATCGACTGTCCGTACGCGGATCTGCCCGCTGGCCACCTGTCCCTGCAGCGGTCCACCAAGTACGGACAGCTGCAGCGAATCGTTCCGAAGCGGCTATTCTTCGACCAGACCCGCAAGTGCTACTGCGGCATCCTCAACGACTGGATGCTGTGCTATGCCGATGGACCGACCGCTTGTCGACCCAGCAGCACCCTCTACCTGAAGTGCTCCTCCATCGAGATCGAGCATTTTGGCGAGGGAAAGCGGCGCGACATATGCTTCCAGATCACCACAGATGACCCCAACAAGAAGTTCGTGTACCAGGCCAACAACGAAGTCGATGCCAAAGAGTGGATACACGCCATCGAGGCGGCCATCCGCGGAGATGCCGGAGCGCATCAGACCCTGAAGAGCCCACCGCCCCGGAAATTGCCCACTCCGCCAGTCCAGAAGAAGTCCACCTATACAGCCACGGATATTATATACGAGGAGCCCTCGCCCATTTACGGTCTCATGGACTCCTCGGTCATGGTGCTGCCCAAGCTGCCGGAGAAGAACAACAGTCCAAACGCCCTGGCCAGACGCTTCGAGTACGATGTACCCAAGTGTCCGGCCCAGCCGCTGCAGGAAACCTCCGCCGGAGTTGCCTCCGTGGGTGGGGAGTTGGAATCCCTGGAGCTAACCAACGGGGAAGAAATCAAGGTGCAACCACTGCCTTCCCGCCTGCATGGAACTATTTCGCTGGACTTCCAGGCCAAGGTGAAAACCGTGCACAGTGAGCTCTCCACCCAGCTGTCAGCGGGCGGATCCAGTCCAGATCGTCTGAAGAAGGCCGTGAAGAAGAGCTACACGAATGGCAGCGAACCGGAAATGCTCTCTCCGCTGACAAGTCCCCTACAAACGCCAACCAAGGAGCAGAAGAAGCAGCGCAAATCCACAACCACGCCGCAGTCAAGTCCGGGTAGCAAGGACTGTGATAAGGACAAGCTGGCCCGGAACTGGTTCCTCGGTCGCCTGAACAAGAGCAACAAGTCGCCCAACTCAGTCAATGGATCACCTAACAATGCCAAGTGCAAGCAGAGCGAGAAGGAGAACCTGCTGACGGACGCGGAACTGGGCGAGGGTTACGACGCGAGTCCGGGAGATCGGGATCCCGGCCTGCCGGGCAGCCAGCCCACGTCTCCGTGCCTGAAGGCGGATGCCAAGAGCAAGGTGAACATGATTATCAACCAGTTCGAGAGCAGCGGCCACCTGTCCACCATGTTCAGCGTGGAGGCGCTGGCCGCCAATGCACTCGCCTCGCTGACATCCTTCTGCGAAAGCGATGGTTACAACAACTACGAGCCCATCATGCCCCTGTCCACCACACCCAGCAGCTTCCTGAAGAAGGTGTAG